Within Planococcus citri chromosome 2, ihPlaCitr1.1, whole genome shotgun sequence, the genomic segment TGTTTGAACATGGCGCAGAAAACTGGACTACGAGCAACCAATACAGTCTTGTGGGCAGGAAAATCTTTACCATTCACGGAAAGGACAACGTCCGTTAACGTATGGTTTTTAATTAATGCTGCAAAGTTTTCAGAGAGGTCACATTCGGGCATTTCAATGCCACTACCACCATGATGAACACTGCTCATATCAGAAAACTTCACTTCACAGCGAATCGTCAATGTGTTATTGTTTGAAAGTAACTTGTTTCTGAACTTGGCatcttttttaatgaattttttgatgccCCAACCAGAGTTCTCAATGTCTGGATGTGAGAATTCCATAATGTCGAgagatttcttgaatttttcttcattttcgctATTTAAAATAAGAAATGTAGCTttcgcgaatatttttttgcttttttccaaactgCTGAGTTTACTCAGAAAGATGAACAAACTGACATGATCTTTTGTATCGATTTCGGCGTTAGGATAAAGTCCCAAGTACCATTTAACTTGATTATCCTTGACAGATGAAAACGGAGGTGAATATAATCGTTCGCCTTTGGCCTCGTGAAAATCGAAATCTTCAATCGTCCAAACGTACCTTGCTTCATCTGAATCGATTTTTGTTTTACATCCATTCGATTGCCAATCTGAATCACAAATATTCGAAGACatgttgaattgaaatgaaGGAAGCAAGACAAAGAAAATCAATAGTAAAAACGTCCAAGAGAAACCATCCGCTTTTCACAGAACTATTTAcgaataattattgttttttgttccGAGGTACCAGCCTATCAATGGTCTCCTTTCTGTTCAGTCACCTGCAATCAAAACAATTATCAACACGATTAATTGGTGACGTGTTAACGTTTTCCTCTAAAATCTAAAGAatcaaattgtattttcaaaagttaaatgCAAATTAACATAATTGCGAATGCATAATGGTGCAATTTCAGCGagattgaaaatcttttttttttactatactCTTCATCAgatgtgattatttttcaataagaaaaaatgtcaggtagagtggggtaattgcaaaattgtgacctcatgcaaaaaaatatcaatttttctggttgtgccaactagggggCGGGCgtcgaagcaacaacctttaccgacatattcacTTGATCAcaactcgcggggttcaacttgtcgctccgtagcaaacactttcatcaaagcatgttgaaatcactcataagtaaagtgagaggtgttttttcaaaaaatgcatgtgaaatagaaaaaactatcgatttatctgaaattttcacgatttagggtcatgaaggattaaagtttaaggtaagatatcgcaatttgaattttttttttattttggcagtaaattgcgtttttgcaattttattaccCCAGAAAAAACCGACTCGGGGTagttgcaaaaacgatttttttttcatttttgcacttaccttaaatatttttttgccctcaataacttgaaaatggtttgaaattacaaaaaaattaaacttccacggtcacatgatgagttacacgttagagaagtgattaacaattttactgaattttaaaattattgctcctttttaacgttttactaatatatttgacgaaaaatgtatttctatgacgagttttttacataaaaaacatcagaaatgatcaatagttgattttttgttcattttagcgagttttaaaaaaaaataatttttcaacatattttcactctcctaaaaatttttttgggaagtggaaaagtcatagaattttttaccgaatcaagaccacgaatacatcaaaagttagcaaatgacacgtagaatgcagtgagtgtgttgaaaatgcagaaaaataaaaaaaatattgcccatttttgcatttaccctaacatggggtaaatgcaaaagtcgattttcaaattttcaaattgcaattttctccacgatttgcGGACCAAactgtaccaaaattttaccattgatagagaaccccttgaagtataagtggtacaaatttcagcttcatccgtgcaatagtcttctcacagcgccctctcaaagtgtcactaatcaaaaagtgctttgcaattaccccactctaccttacgcCTACTCACTACAGGCAGGAAAACTCGAAGATTTCTAATCTTGCTGAAATTGtaataaactttttttgtttaatgTAACTACCTATTTCAAATCGACATTAAGTACTAAATACTTAGTTTAGGACATGAAGTTAAGCTGTGTTGGTCACCTGGAAGGGGTGTCGGGGGTTCTCAAAACAAATTCCAACTATAATGATGTACTTCTGCGTCATTTTGATACATCGATCGGGAGAAAATTTATTCTCACCAAAGTAAACCGACCACTTTCAGGcgaggaaaattgaagtttttgaagtGGATTTTGAGGTCATGTTCATTGTTCAATATCGAAAATATtaaacttatttgaaaaaattcagggttaTTACGTCAATTATCTCTATATTCATACTAATTGTAAGCTTCAATAAATCAGTCACctacacaccaaatttcaaatcaatcgtCCGCTTATTATGTGCTCCAAAGTCATCACTCAGACCATGGGGATGAGGTATTACTcgcttaaaaatcaaattaagctTAAATGAACCTGGAAAATCACATTTGTggcatttccattttttttaaatttcaaaataaaacgtttttcaatctgaataaattttatttttcagggaGCACTGAGAACATAATGACGAGTGCCCAGTATGTAAAACAATGGAATTCACAGAAGTTTTATTTAGAAAACCTGCAAATTTGTAGAGGAATTTCTATAATGAGTTAATGAGCAATCAGTTTGCATTTAGCTCTCctcgagaaaaattgatttttttgtacttctACTCATATTTATAGCGGTACATACCGCAGTGAAAATGAGCTTTTTCTTTCATCATAagttcaaaaacatattttatgaTTAACCTTCATCAACCGGCAGAAATAATACAACAGGTGaactttgaaacattttataaaaatagtttttgatGTACTAATTCATACCTGCTTTGAGTTGGGAATCGAGAAATTCCtcctaatgatttttttttatttctaattactaattagatactcgaacaaaaaataaatcaaaacgtCAACTTTTCAAAGAacttcatttcaacaaaattacttacaaaacTGTCCTTCATgcttcaatgaaaaatattttccaagaatCTACATCAAGACGTAAGATTACAggaaaagttcagaaaaaatttacagtAGAAAGTgtaatatttaaaattcaacactgtttcaaatggaaaaaccataaaattatttttgaataaattggtaGGTATCTCTATAGATACCTAATGTAAAAATGTAGATGATTTACGTAGTTGAAATACTTGTAATATTGAACAGATCCAGAATCCAGAACATTGAAAACATCGACATAGTGATGGAAGCGaaactttctaaaatttgttctctGGGGAGGAGGGTGGGTTGTGATCGCTAAATTAGGCGCTTCGCgtaaaatataggtaaaaattACTATATGAAATAAATAAGAAATCGTCAACTTCACAAAGCAATTCATTCAAATGATATCACTAGTATaaggtaataggtaggtatgtaattaaAATTGTCATTAGACAACATTCGTTTTCATAAATTGAACTGAACAAGCATTAGGTatactttttctcatgttttcttcaataataagtattaatttttaaatctacCATTCAACTATAGATATTATTTATAACAGAGCTATTAGGTACTTAGAATCTAATACGTACACAATTGTATTATTTTGAAAGCAAGATTTTAAACTAAACTTACAACAATGATAATATTAGGAACAAAAAGACATCTACACATCAtcgatgtaggtacttattattgaattgaaacaaaacaaaacgaccagcgaaaaaacaaaaacgttaaCACGAAACAATCACATTACAAAAGTAGTGATACAGCTTGGCAAACTTCAGACACCAGTTGAGGATTCGATAAAAGCATATTTTGCCAACCTACAGTGTTTAAGATTTTAGCAAAGTTGGCAACGATAAAGTTGATCGCTTCACGTTTCAGATCTTCGTGGTGGTGCATATCCGCCAATATAAGAACATTCGTTGCATTCTCAATTGACAATCCTTCAATTAATTTCTGTGCACACATAATTTTCAATCTACGCAAATCGTATTTATCAGCTGCTGCCAATAATCCTTCGGCCAATTTATCTAAATCATCACATTTCCCGGTGTAAATGTATTTCAACATTCCTTCGGTAACAGCTTCATTAATATCCTCAATATCTACACGATTGAGCTCGCTTTCTGTTGTACTGTGGGTGAACATGGCGCAGAAAACAGGACTACGAGCAGCCAATACAGTCTTGTGGGCAGGAAAATCTATACCATTCACGGAAAGGACAACGTCCGTTAACGTATGGTTTTTAATTAacgcttcaaagttttcagagAGGTCACATTCGGGCAATTCAATGCCACTATCACAAAAACTTCTCATATCAGAAAACTTCACTTCACAGCTAATCGTCAATGTATTATTGTTTGAAAGTAACTTGTTTCTGAACTTGGCatcttttttaatgaatttttcgatgCCCCAACCAGCGTCATCAATGTCAGGATGAGAAAATTCATTAATGGCGAGGGAGTGCTTCCTTTTTTTATCGTTATTTAAAACAAGAAATGTAGCTttcgcgaatatttttttgcagttttcaaaaCCGCTGAGTTCCCTCAGATAGATATACAAACTGACATAATCTTTTGCGTCGGTATCGCCGTTAGGATAAAGTTCCAAGCTCCATTTAACTTGATTACTCTTAACAGATGGAAACTGAGGTGAATCAAATGGTTCGTCCATGGCCTCTTGAACATCGAAATCTTCAATCTTCCAAACGTATCTTGCTTCATCGGAATGGGTTTTTGTTTTACATCCATTTGATTGACAATCTGGATCACAAAAGCTCGAAGACATGTTGAAATGAAGAAAGCAAGACAATGAGAATCAATAGCAAAAACGTGCGAGAGAAACAATCCGATTTCCACAGAAGTATTCACGAATAAATATTGTTGTTTGTTCCGAAATACTAGCCTATCATTGGTCTCCGTTCTGTTCAGTCacctacaataaaaaaaaattatcaacacgaTAAATTAGCAATGTGTTCGTGTTTTTCTCACAAATAAGTACTAAAGGATTAGTATTTTCAAatgctgaatgaaaattaacaGAATTATATGATCGCATAATGTtgcaatttcagcgaaatttgatatcattgattttttcttactgCATTTCATtagatttgatcatttttcaattaggaAAAATGTACGCCTGCCCACTACAAGAAGGAAAACTCGAAGATTTCCAATTATGCTGAAATTGCAACAGGTACATGATGTATTTCAAGTTGACATTGACTAGTAAGTTTACAGACATAAATTCAAGCTACGTTGGTCACCTGGCAGGGACGtcggaggggggaggggggttcccGAAAAAGTCGTAATCCGATtatgtgaataaaaaattataaaatgtaaaaCATTATTGACGAATTTGGTTCTAATTCCAATTGATGGTGTGATTCGCGGCGTCATCATTTTGATATAATTATTGAGAGAAAACATTATTTGACTAAAACTGGCCACTTTCAGACGAAAAAACACCATTTCCGCATGGTTTTATCGCCATGGAGCAGCGGCCAGCAGGTAAGTactccaaaaattttggaaaaaataccagTACCCAAAAGGGACATGGCAAAAAATGGCTGCGAGCCTGCCACTTTATTGTTATCAATTCGGAGGTAACTTGCAGCCAATGATATTTAAGCGTTCACATGACATGACGTCAGCTTCATTCAGCCAATCAAACGTTTGCTTTTCGTTTCTTACCTCCAAATTGATAAGGGAGCCAGGCGCGGCCATTTTTTGCCATGTCCCTAGTGATGAAAAGTACACTGAAAATCGTATAAATAAACTTTGGAGTTTGGACTTTCTTCCGCAttgaattcaagttttcaacgtGGATTTTGGGATCGTTTAtagtgtcaaaaatttttgaaaaaattcagagtaGGAAATTGTTTTGACTCTCTGCACACCAAGTTTCAAATCAAATCGGTTTGAAACAGCCATAGATAGTGTAAAACCCCCGATAATAGCGTGCGTGTATGTGTATGTGAGAGGGGGGTACCTATTGCCACCGCTAATGTGCTTCAAAATCATCATTTGGTGCTTAGAGATAAGATATTAGGTATTCgctaaaaaatctgaaactggAAAATCACATCTGTGgcatttataaattttacattcCAAACTGAAACTTCATcaatctgaataaattttacttttcggGGAACATTGAGAACATAATGACGAGCACCCATGTACTCGTATGCAAAACTATGGAATTCACTTCAGTTCTACTTTGAACACGTATAAGTAGAAATTTCTATAATGAGCTAGTTTGACTCTCCTctcgtgaaaaattgattttacgtacctacttagcTTATTTATAGCGCACCTTATTGAAAATGAGCTTCTTCTCCGATCACAATagttcaaaaacatattttctgaTTTACCTTTATCAACGGGCTGCAATAATTCTGAGCAggtcaactttgaaaaatgttattaaaaaaaCGTTGCGATTTAATTCTAATTCACACTTTGGGTTAGGAATGAAGGAATTCATCTAAATGAATCTTTTGAATTCTAATGAGATACTTGAACAATAAAATAACACCgaactatagacactggaccttcGTATAAGACAGCCAACTGGCAgcaatcttggcaaaatatcccgagtaacgccaatttatcccgctgggtgctcttggctgcgctgttgtcaaattcttgaacaaaataCATGCAAAATGCAGCGCAGCCAAGAGTatccagcgggagaaattggcactACACAAAATATCATGTACTGTCCcttttccccgttgcctgcagattgaagtacagcgcagccaagagcacccagcgggataaattggcattactcaatttttctttaccgtttcagttcccctcggcctgcagttggttgtcttattccgcaggtccagtgtctcgTCTCTGTCTATACACcaaacatcaaatttttaagagaatttaatttttttttaaatttccaaaaacatgtCCTTCATTCAGAAATATTTTCTAAGGACCGACGTAACGATGTAATGTAAGGTACCGAGAGAAATTATTTGTCACTAAGCacccatacaaaaaaaaatctcgcgtgatttcattttgaaaaaaattcatttcaggatcgaagttctcaaaaaatttacagaagAAAGTGTAAATGCAATATTTAAATTCGACATGACATTTTTAGCATTTGTGACGTGTCTGTCGGATAAATTTCTCTGGCAAAATTTAACCAAAGATgtcgaaaaatttataaaatcatgTCATCACACATTGTTTCATATGGAAAAATCATATATAATCGAGGATTCGGGATTTTTATAGCTGATGTGAAATGTAGACAATTACATAcgtagttgaaattttcgaaactgaACTGCTCCATGATGTTAAAAACATCGACACAGTGAAccttctaaaatttgttttttgggaTGTAAGGGTGGTTTGAGATCGTTAAATTAGGTGGTTcgattgaaatataaaaattactgcatgaaataaataaataaaaaatcgttAACTTTAGAAAGCAATTCATTCAAATAAACCGATTGttacaacatgaaaaaaaagttacatgAGAAAGGTCTCAGAGCGATCAAACTTACACCTACTTACAACATTATCACTCTAATGTAATTAAAATCGCCACGAGACAACATTCGTTCTCATAGGTTGTATTACTAAAAAGGTATTATacttttcctcattttttcttcaataatatttatttttaaatctacCATTAAATTATAATATTCGTAATGATTATGATGTAACTTAAGAGTTATAATCTAAAAAGTAtccaatattattttgaaaacaagttCTTTTAACGAAACTTACGACAATGACAATCAAATTACAGGCACAAAATAgacatttaaaataattgaaaaaattttttgaaaaaaaatatatatctattgatttaaatttaactatgtaacaattttttttaaaatggtaatttttgacttgaaaaaaaattaaaatctgactaatttttgataaaaattttatgtattATCATGCTATCATCTTACTTATCATCGGattgaaatactcgtagaacAAAAATCActcgtaaaaaacaaaaatgtacctTGAACACGGAATCCAAGATTTATATACGAGCAATGGCTTGGCAAACTTCGTTCGCCAACTGAGGACTCGATAAAAGCATATTTTGCCAAGCTACGGTGATGAAGACTTGAGCAAAGTTAGCTACAATAAACTTGATCGCTCCACGTTTCAGGTCTTCATGGTGATGCATATCTGCCAATATAAGATAATTTACTG encodes:
- the LOC135834030 gene encoding speckle-type POZ protein B-like, with translation MSSNICDSDWQSNGCKTKIDSDEARYVWTIEDFDFHEAKGERLYSPPFSSVKDNQVKWYLGLYPNAEIDTKDHVSLFIFLSKLSSLEKSKKIFAKATFLILNSENEEKFKKSLDIMEFSHPDIENSGWGIKKFIKKDAKFRNKLLSNNNTLTIRCEVKFSDMSSVHHGGSGIEMPECDLSENFAALIKNHTLTDVVLSVNGKDFPAHKTVLVARSPVFCAMFKHHTKENELNRIDIEDINETVVEGMLNYIYTGKCDDLDELAEGLLAAADKYDLGRLKIMCAKKLIEGLSVENAANVLVLADMHHQEDLKRGAIKFIVANFTQVFITAAWQNMLLSSPQLTNEVRQAIARM
- the LOC135835117 gene encoding speckle-type POZ protein B-like isoform X24 gives rise to the protein MSSSFCDPDCQSNGCKTKTHSDEARYVWKIEDFDVQEAMDEPFDSPQFPSVKSNQVKWSLELYPNGDTDAKDYVSLYIYLRELSGFENCKKIFAKATFLVLNNDKKRKHSLAINEFSHPDIDDAGWGIEKFIKKDAKFRNKLLSNNNTLTISCEVKFSDMRSFCDSGIELPECDLSENFEALIKNHTLTDVVLSVNGIDFPAHKTVLAARSPVFCAMFTHSTTESELNRVDIEDINEAVTEGMLKYIYTGKCDDLDKLAEGLLAAADKYDLRRLKIMCAQKLIEGLSIENATNVLILADMHHHEDLKREAINFIVANFAKILNTVGWQNMLLSNPQLVSEVCQAVSLLL